One window from the genome of Erwinia sorbitola encodes:
- the fadB gene encoding fatty acid oxidation complex subunit alpha FadB has product MLYQGETLSLDWLEDGIAELVFDAPGSVNKLDTRTVASLGEALTVLERQPSLRGVLLTSRKAAFIVGADITEFLSLFNAPEEKLTQWLAFANSIFNRLEDLPVPTVSAISGYALGGGCECVLATDFRIATADTRIGLPETKLGIMPGFGGSVRLPRLLGADSALEIIAAGKDIDGTQALKVGLVDAVVAVEKLHGAALSVLKDAISGRQPWRERRQCKLEPLKLSRIEGAMSFTTAKAMVMQTAGKHYPAPLTAVKTIEAAARLGRDEALKLETAAFVPLARSDEARALVGIFLNDQAVKAKAKKLTRDVEAPKQAAVLGAGIMGGGIAYQSAWKGVPVIMKDISETSLTLGMGEAAKLLNKLLARGKIDGLKLAGVIGTIQPTLHYAGFDRVDVVVEAVVENPQVKAAVLAETESHIRPDAVLASNTSTIPISLLAKALTRPENFCGMHFFNPVPRMPLVEVIRGEKTADSTIAKVVAWASKMGKTPIVVNDCPGFFVNRVLFPYFAGFSLLLRDGADFRQIDKVMEKQFGWPMGPSWLLDVVGIDTAHHAQQVMADGFPQRMKKDYRDAIDVLFEAKRYGQKNQQGFWRWETDSKGKAKKVTDSETDRLLQSVCQPGRVFSDEEIVARMMIPMINEVVRCLEEGVIASPAEADMALVYGLGFPPFHGGAFRYLDTVGSDRFVAQAEPFSPLGALYQVPAGLRDKATQGGSWYPQAAPLNDLSLKTA; this is encoded by the coding sequence ATGCTCTACCAAGGCGAAACCCTTTCCCTCGACTGGCTGGAAGACGGCATAGCCGAGCTGGTTTTTGATGCGCCCGGCTCGGTGAACAAGCTGGATACCCGGACGGTTGCCAGCCTCGGTGAAGCTCTCACAGTGCTGGAACGACAACCCTCACTGCGCGGTGTATTGCTGACTTCTCGCAAGGCTGCGTTTATCGTCGGTGCAGATATCACAGAATTCCTCTCGTTGTTTAACGCGCCGGAAGAAAAGCTGACGCAGTGGCTGGCCTTTGCCAACAGTATTTTCAATCGCCTGGAGGATCTGCCGGTTCCGACCGTCTCTGCCATTAGTGGTTATGCACTGGGTGGCGGCTGTGAGTGTGTGCTGGCTACAGATTTCCGTATTGCTACTGCTGATACGCGTATTGGCCTGCCGGAAACGAAGCTGGGCATTATGCCAGGCTTCGGCGGCTCTGTTCGCCTGCCGAGGCTGCTGGGTGCCGATAGTGCGCTGGAGATTATCGCAGCAGGTAAAGATATTGATGGTACTCAGGCGCTTAAAGTGGGCCTGGTGGATGCCGTCGTGGCGGTAGAGAAATTACATGGCGCGGCGTTATCCGTGCTGAAAGATGCCATCTCTGGCCGTCAGCCCTGGCGTGAACGTCGCCAGTGTAAGCTGGAGCCGTTAAAACTGAGCCGCATTGAAGGTGCAATGAGCTTCACCACGGCCAAAGCGATGGTGATGCAGACCGCCGGGAAGCACTATCCGGCGCCGCTGACCGCTGTGAAAACTATTGAAGCCGCCGCCCGTCTGGGCCGTGATGAAGCGCTGAAACTGGAAACAGCGGCATTTGTCCCGCTGGCGCGATCCGATGAAGCCCGAGCCCTCGTAGGTATTTTCCTCAACGATCAGGCAGTAAAAGCCAAAGCGAAGAAACTGACCCGCGACGTTGAAGCCCCGAAACAGGCCGCCGTGCTGGGCGCCGGTATTATGGGCGGCGGTATCGCTTATCAGTCGGCCTGGAAAGGCGTACCGGTGATCATGAAAGATATCAGTGAAACATCGCTGACGCTGGGGATGGGTGAGGCGGCGAAGTTGCTGAATAAGTTGCTGGCCCGCGGCAAGATCGATGGTCTGAAACTCGCTGGCGTGATCGGCACTATACAGCCAACGCTGCACTACGCCGGTTTTGACCGGGTCGATGTGGTGGTAGAAGCCGTAGTTGAGAATCCGCAGGTCAAGGCAGCCGTGCTGGCTGAGACAGAAAGCCATATCCGCCCGGACGCTGTCCTTGCCTCCAACACATCCACCATTCCTATCAGCCTGCTGGCTAAAGCTTTGACTCGCCCGGAAAACTTCTGCGGTATGCATTTCTTTAACCCGGTACCACGAATGCCGTTAGTTGAGGTCATTCGCGGTGAGAAAACCGCTGACAGCACCATCGCTAAAGTTGTGGCATGGGCCAGCAAAATGGGTAAGACACCGATTGTAGTCAACGACTGCCCCGGATTCTTTGTTAATCGCGTACTGTTTCCCTACTTCGCCGGATTCAGTCTGCTGCTGCGCGACGGTGCTGACTTCCGCCAGATTGATAAAGTGATGGAAAAGCAGTTCGGCTGGCCAATGGGGCCATCATGGCTGCTGGATGTGGTAGGAATCGATACTGCGCATCACGCACAGCAGGTGATGGCTGATGGTTTTCCGCAGCGTATGAAGAAAGATTATCGTGATGCCATTGACGTCCTGTTTGAAGCCAAACGTTACGGCCAGAAAAATCAGCAGGGCTTCTGGCGCTGGGAGACCGACAGCAAAGGCAAAGCCAAAAAAGTAACGGATAGCGAAACCGATCGTCTGCTGCAAAGCGTGTGTCAGCCTGGACGGGTATTCAGTGACGAAGAGATTGTCGCCCGCATGATGATCCCGATGATTAATGAAGTGGTTCGCTGCCTGGAAGAGGGCGTGATCGCCAGCCCGGCAGAAGCCGATATGGCGCTGGTATACGGCCTGGGTTTCCCGCCATTCCACGGTGGCGCCTTCCGCTATCTGGATACGGTTGGCAGCGACCGTTTTGTTGCTCAGGCCGAACCTTTCTCCCCTCTTGGCGCACTCTATCAGGTGCCCGCAGGGTTACGTGACAAAGCGACGCAGGGCGGAAGCTGGTATCCGCAGGCGGCACCGCTGAACGATTTATCGCTGAAAACGGCGTGA
- the fadA gene encoding acetyl-CoA C-acyltransferase FadA gives MEKVVIVDAIRTPMGRSKGGAFRHVRAEDLSAHLMRSLLSRNPAMDATALDDIYWGCVQQTLEQGFNIARNAALLAEIPHTVPATTVNRLCGSSMQALHDAARAIMVGDARSCLIGGVEHMGHVPMNHGVDFHPGLSRSVAKAAGMMGLTAEMLAKIHGISREMQDQFAARSHQRAWAATEAGHFAGEIVAVSGHDADGVLKRYDTDEVIRPETTVESLAALRPAFDPVNGTVTAGSSSALSDGAAAMLIMSESLALEYGLKPRARIRAMAVVGCDPSIMGYGPVPASQLALKRAGLSISDIGVFELNEAFAAQTLPCIKDLGLMDKLDEKVNLNGGAIALGHPLGCSGARISTTLLNLMERRDTQFGLATMCIGLGQGIATVFERL, from the coding sequence ATGGAAAAAGTTGTAATCGTTGATGCCATTCGCACGCCGATGGGACGTTCGAAAGGCGGCGCATTTCGCCATGTACGGGCAGAGGATCTCTCCGCCCATCTGATGCGCAGCCTGTTAAGCCGCAACCCTGCTATGGATGCCACAGCGCTGGACGATATCTATTGGGGCTGCGTGCAGCAGACACTGGAGCAGGGTTTTAATATCGCGCGTAATGCCGCATTACTGGCAGAGATCCCCCACACGGTGCCCGCCACTACCGTCAACCGCCTGTGTGGCTCTTCGATGCAGGCACTGCATGATGCCGCACGCGCCATTATGGTGGGCGATGCCCGCTCCTGCCTGATTGGCGGCGTCGAACATATGGGGCACGTACCAATGAATCATGGCGTCGACTTCCATCCCGGTCTGAGCCGCAGTGTGGCGAAGGCCGCTGGTATGATGGGGCTGACGGCGGAAATGCTGGCTAAAATTCATGGTATCAGCCGCGAGATGCAGGATCAGTTCGCCGCCCGCTCCCATCAGCGCGCGTGGGCCGCCACGGAAGCAGGTCATTTCGCCGGTGAAATTGTCGCTGTCTCTGGGCACGATGCTGACGGCGTATTAAAACGCTATGACACGGATGAAGTCATCCGCCCCGAGACCACAGTAGAGAGTCTGGCAGCGCTGCGCCCGGCATTTGATCCGGTAAATGGCACCGTTACGGCGGGGAGTAGTTCCGCTCTCTCCGATGGTGCCGCCGCCATGCTGATCATGAGCGAGTCACTGGCGCTGGAGTATGGCCTTAAACCCCGCGCCCGCATTCGTGCCATGGCGGTAGTGGGCTGCGATCCATCCATTATGGGGTACGGCCCGGTTCCCGCATCGCAGCTTGCCCTGAAACGGGCGGGCCTGAGTATCAGCGATATCGGCGTGTTTGAACTGAACGAGGCTTTTGCTGCACAAACCCTGCCATGTATTAAAGATCTGGGGCTGATGGATAAACTCGACGAAAAGGTCAATCTGAACGGCGGTGCGATTGCACTCGGCCACCCGCTGGGATGTTCAGGGGCACGTATCAGCACAACCCTGCTTAATCTGATGGAACGACGCGATACACAGTTCGGTCTGGCAACGATGTGCATAGGGCTGGGACAGGGGATAGCAACAGTATTCGAACGTCTTTAA